The following coding sequences lie in one Leucobacter allii genomic window:
- the typA gene encoding translational GTPase TypA, with protein sequence MALATREDLRNVAIVAHVDHGKTTLVDAMLRQTNSFDAHAEVDDRVMDSNDLEREKGITILAKNTAITYEGAHAKNGPIVINVVDTPGHADFGGEVERALSMVDGVVLLVDASEGPLPQTRFVLRKALEAKLPVILAVNKTDRPDARIEEVEGESQDLLLGLASDLSEDNPDIDVDAVLDVPTVYLSGRAGAASHERPVDGELPNNPDLEPLFETIIERVPAPTYDDEFPLQAHVTNLDSSPFLGRIALLRVHHGTIKKGETVAWVKQDGSVQNVRITELMLTKALTRYPAEQAGPGDIVAIAGIEDITIGETIADAEDVRPLPTITVDEPAISMTIGANTSPLVGKVKGHKLTARMIKDRLDRELIGNVSLRVLNTERPDAWEVQGRGELALAILVENMRRESFELTVGKPQVVTKEVGGKTHEPYEHLTIDTPEEHLGAITQLLAARKGRMENMVNNGTGWVRMEFIVPSRGLIGFRSEFLTTTRGTGIANAISHGYDEWAGAIVTRNNGSIVADRAGVVTPFSIINLQERMTFFVQPTAEVYEGMVIGENSRSEDMDVNITKEKKLTNMRSSTADSFESMTPPRQLTLEECLEFAREDECVEVTPEAVRIRKVELDASLRARAASRLKNQK encoded by the coding sequence ATGGCTCTCGCCACCCGCGAAGACCTCCGCAACGTCGCCATCGTCGCACACGTCGACCACGGGAAGACCACCCTCGTCGACGCGATGCTCCGTCAGACCAACTCCTTCGACGCGCACGCCGAGGTCGACGACCGGGTCATGGACTCGAACGACCTCGAGCGCGAGAAGGGCATCACGATCCTGGCCAAGAACACGGCCATCACCTACGAGGGCGCGCACGCGAAGAACGGGCCCATCGTCATCAACGTCGTCGACACCCCGGGCCACGCCGACTTCGGCGGCGAGGTCGAGCGCGCGCTGTCCATGGTCGACGGCGTGGTGCTGCTCGTCGACGCCTCCGAGGGGCCGCTGCCGCAGACCCGCTTCGTGCTGCGCAAGGCGCTCGAGGCGAAGCTGCCGGTGATCCTCGCGGTCAACAAGACCGACCGCCCCGACGCGCGCATCGAGGAGGTCGAGGGGGAGTCGCAGGACCTGCTCCTCGGGCTCGCCTCGGACCTGTCCGAGGATAACCCCGACATCGACGTTGACGCCGTGCTCGACGTGCCGACGGTGTACCTGTCCGGCCGCGCCGGCGCCGCCTCGCACGAGCGCCCCGTCGACGGCGAGCTGCCGAACAACCCGGATCTCGAGCCGCTGTTCGAGACCATCATCGAGCGGGTGCCCGCGCCGACCTACGACGACGAGTTCCCGCTGCAGGCGCATGTCACGAACCTCGACTCCTCGCCCTTCCTCGGCCGCATCGCGCTGCTCCGCGTGCACCACGGCACGATCAAGAAGGGCGAGACGGTCGCCTGGGTGAAGCAGGACGGCAGCGTGCAGAACGTGCGGATCACCGAACTGATGCTCACGAAGGCGCTCACGCGCTACCCCGCCGAGCAGGCGGGCCCCGGCGACATCGTCGCGATCGCGGGCATCGAGGACATCACCATCGGCGAGACGATCGCCGACGCCGAGGACGTCCGCCCGCTGCCGACGATCACGGTCGACGAGCCCGCCATCTCGATGACCATCGGTGCGAACACCTCGCCGCTCGTCGGCAAGGTGAAGGGCCACAAGCTCACCGCCCGCATGATCAAGGACCGCCTCGACCGCGAGCTGATCGGCAACGTGTCGCTGCGGGTGCTGAACACCGAGCGCCCCGACGCGTGGGAGGTCCAGGGCCGCGGCGAGCTCGCGCTCGCGATCCTCGTCGAGAACATGCGGCGCGAGAGCTTCGAGCTCACCGTCGGCAAGCCCCAGGTGGTGACGAAGGAGGTGGGCGGCAAGACGCACGAGCCGTACGAGCACCTCACGATCGATACGCCCGAGGAGCACCTCGGCGCGATCACGCAGCTGCTCGCGGCGCGCAAGGGCCGCATGGAGAACATGGTGAACAACGGCACCGGATGGGTGCGCATGGAGTTCATCGTGCCGTCGCGCGGGCTCATCGGCTTCCGCTCGGAGTTCTTGACCACGACCCGCGGCACCGGCATCGCGAACGCGATCTCGCACGGCTACGACGAGTGGGCCGGTGCGATCGTGACCCGCAACAACGGTTCGATCGTCGCCGACCGCGCCGGCGTGGTGACCCCGTTCTCGATCATCAACCTGCAGGAGCGCATGACGTTCTTCGTGCAGCCGACGGCCGAGGTCTACGAGGGCATGGTGATCGGTGAGAATTCGCGCTCCGAGGACATGGACGTGAACATCACCAAGGAGAAGAAGCTCACCAACATGCGCTCCTCCACCGCGGACTCCTTCGAGTCGATGACGCCGCCGCGGCAGCTCACGCTCGAGGAGTGCCTCGAGTTCGCCCGCGAGGACGAGTGCGTCGAGGTGACGCCCGAAGCGGTGCGCATCCGCAAGGTCGAGCTGGACGCCTCGCTGCGCGCCCGTGCCGCGTCGCGCCTGAAGAACCAGAAGTAG
- a CDS encoding TetR/AcrR family transcriptional regulator produces the protein MTEEPVDARQLRTRAALHAAVLELAASGDIDGVTVTALAERAGVHRSTVYEHGGSPQGVLQRALAVELDALREAHLRDVAPAGVAAALREVTLGVFAHVERHAAVYRNLEGSVGTTLHSFLSEHFQASTRLLIAQSRLRIPLDEPDVAPALLEEAAARFVADGVVGLISVWLRGPGLHDPEVALAMLERLLPAWWPPGAATAGDAAGPAAPDPGPNPLK, from the coding sequence ATGACCGAGGAGCCCGTCGATGCGCGGCAACTGCGCACGCGCGCCGCGCTGCACGCCGCCGTGCTGGAGCTCGCGGCCTCGGGCGACATCGACGGCGTGACCGTGACGGCGCTCGCGGAGCGCGCCGGCGTGCACCGTTCGACGGTGTACGAGCACGGAGGATCGCCGCAAGGGGTGCTGCAGCGCGCGCTCGCGGTCGAGCTCGACGCGCTGCGGGAGGCGCATCTGCGCGACGTGGCGCCCGCGGGCGTCGCCGCCGCGCTGCGCGAGGTGACGCTCGGGGTCTTCGCCCATGTCGAGCGGCACGCCGCGGTCTACCGCAACCTGGAGGGCTCCGTCGGGACGACCCTGCACAGCTTCCTCAGCGAGCACTTCCAGGCGTCGACGCGGCTGCTCATCGCGCAGTCGCGACTGCGGATCCCGCTGGACGAGCCCGACGTCGCACCGGCGCTGCTCGAGGAGGCGGCCGCCCGTTTCGTCGCGGACGGCGTCGTGGGGCTGATCTCCGTGTGGCTGCGGGGGCCGGGGCTGCACGATCCGGAGGTCGCGCTCGCCATGCTCGAGCGCCTCCTGCCGGCATGGTGGCCCCCGGGCGCGGCGACGGCGGGCGACGCCGCCGGGCCCGCTGCACCCGATCCCGGCCCGAATCCGCTAAAATAG
- a CDS encoding SDR family NAD(P)-dependent oxidoreductase, whose amino-acid sequence MATYDVADRSAIVTGGGSGIGRAVALLLAANGAQVVVADLKQESADAVVAEIVAAGGTAVAHVGNVADPEDAVAAVAAAERLAPLKIAVNNAGIGGAAAPIGEYPIDSWQKVIEINLNAVMYGMHAQLPAMVANGGGAIVNMASILGSVGFAMSSAYVAAKHGVVGATKNAALEYAAQGVRVNSVGPGFIKTPLVEANMDAEALAFLEGKHALGRLGDPEEVAALVAFLSSDAASFITGSYHVVDGGYTAQ is encoded by the coding sequence ATGGCAACGTACGATGTCGCAGATCGGTCCGCGATCGTCACCGGCGGCGGATCCGGGATCGGGCGGGCGGTCGCCCTCCTGCTCGCGGCGAACGGCGCGCAGGTGGTCGTCGCCGATCTCAAGCAGGAATCGGCCGACGCGGTCGTCGCGGAGATCGTCGCCGCCGGCGGCACCGCCGTCGCGCACGTCGGCAACGTCGCGGACCCGGAGGACGCGGTGGCGGCCGTCGCGGCGGCGGAGCGGCTCGCACCGCTGAAGATCGCGGTCAACAACGCCGGCATCGGCGGGGCGGCCGCCCCGATCGGCGAGTACCCGATCGACAGCTGGCAGAAGGTCATCGAGATCAATCTCAACGCCGTCATGTACGGCATGCACGCCCAGCTGCCCGCGATGGTCGCGAACGGGGGCGGCGCGATCGTGAACATGGCGTCGATCCTCGGCTCCGTGGGCTTCGCGATGTCGTCGGCCTACGTCGCCGCGAAGCACGGCGTGGTGGGCGCCACGAAGAACGCGGCGCTCGAGTACGCCGCGCAGGGCGTACGCGTGAACTCGGTGGGCCCCGGCTTCATCAAGACCCCGCTCGTCGAGGCGAACATGGACGCCGAGGCGCTCGCGTTCCTCGAGGGCAAGCACGCGCTCGGCCGCCTGGGCGACCCCGAGGAGGTCGCGGCGCTCGTCGCGTTCCTCTCCTCGGACGCGGCATCCTTCATCACGGGCAGCTACCACGTCGTCGACGGCGGCTACACCGCGCAGTAG
- a CDS encoding multidrug effflux MFS transporter, whose translation MTESRRLAPGLLVVLSFLAAVGPLATDMYLASFTDIAAELQAPPSSVQLTLTAFLVGMGAGQLLLGPLSDQLGRRPVLVAALAVFAAASIALVWSPNIGVFIALRLVQGLSGAAGVVVSRAIAVDLATGDAAIRAISLIAMFTGLGPLLAPPLGGAILVLGDWRAVLGALAILATAMFLLALLRVPESLPRAQRSAAGIATALRSIRALLGDAGFVTLSCAFALAFGAMLAYIAASPFVGQVVLGMPPLVYALGFAAGALALVAGNFANARLAGRVRPTRMLALGAALLLVAGLAATALTATRALAPPSFIACAFVLSAGASLMMANASALALARSGSHRGSGSALLGAGQFAVGGVASPLVGAWGEHTALPMALVILAAALLSATAVAVSLRRG comes from the coding sequence ATGACCGAGTCCCGCCGCCTCGCCCCGGGGCTGCTCGTCGTCCTCTCCTTCCTCGCGGCCGTCGGTCCGCTCGCCACCGACATGTACCTCGCGTCGTTCACGGACATCGCGGCGGAGCTGCAGGCCCCGCCGTCCTCGGTGCAGCTGACGCTGACCGCGTTCCTCGTCGGCATGGGCGCCGGCCAGCTGCTCCTCGGTCCGCTCTCCGACCAGCTCGGCCGCAGGCCGGTGCTCGTCGCGGCGCTGGCCGTCTTCGCGGCGGCCAGCATCGCACTTGTCTGGTCGCCGAACATCGGCGTCTTCATCGCCCTCCGCCTGGTGCAGGGGCTGTCCGGCGCCGCGGGCGTCGTCGTCTCCCGCGCCATCGCCGTCGACCTCGCGACGGGCGACGCCGCGATCCGCGCGATCAGTCTCATCGCCATGTTCACGGGGCTCGGCCCGCTGCTCGCCCCGCCGCTCGGCGGCGCGATCCTCGTCCTCGGAGACTGGCGCGCCGTCCTCGGCGCCCTCGCGATCCTCGCGACGGCCATGTTCCTCCTCGCCCTCCTGCGGGTCCCGGAATCGCTGCCGCGAGCGCAGCGCAGCGCCGCCGGCATCGCCACCGCCCTGCGCAGCATCCGCGCGCTCCTCGGCGATGCCGGGTTCGTGACGCTCAGCTGCGCCTTCGCGCTCGCCTTCGGAGCGATGCTCGCCTACATCGCCGCCTCCCCCTTCGTCGGGCAGGTCGTGCTCGGCATGCCCCCGCTCGTCTACGCCCTCGGCTTCGCCGCGGGCGCGCTCGCGCTCGTCGCGGGGAACTTCGCGAACGCCCGGCTCGCGGGCCGGGTCAGGCCGACGCGGATGCTCGCCCTCGGAGCCGCGCTGCTGCTCGTCGCCGGGCTCGCGGCGACCGCGCTGACGGCCACCCGGGCGCTCGCGCCGCCGAGCTTCATCGCCTGCGCCTTCGTGCTCTCGGCCGGGGCGAGTCTCATGATGGCCAACGCGAGCGCCCTCGCCCTCGCCCGCTCCGGATCCCACCGCGGCTCGGGGTCGGCCCTGCTCGGCGCCGGCCAGTTCGCCGTCGGCGGCGTCGCGTCGCCGCTCGTGGGCGCCTGGGGCGAGCACACGGCGCTGCCCATGGCGCTCGTCATCCTCGCCGCGGCGCTCCTGAGCGCCACGGCGGTCGCCGTCTCGCTGCGCCGCGGCTGA